One genomic segment of Rhizorhabdus phycosphaerae includes these proteins:
- a CDS encoding DUF979 domain-containing protein, which yields MIGLNLVYPFAGLIFLAFAASSLRDRSNPKRFGNAGFYALIALSLVAGDHLGDLGNGVLVLGLVAVAGFGLMGRGAAASTSPEQRSEEAARRRNRLFVPALIIPATALAGTLAFKQMPTAVDPKQATLVALSLGVILALGTALLWFRPRPMTAFDEGRRLMDGVGWAAVLPQMLASLGAVFALAGVGEVVGGLVGAMIPQGSLIGAVLAYTLGMALFTIVMGNAFAAFPVMAAAVGIPLLIQGAGGNPAIVAAIGMLAGFCGTLMTPMAANFNLVPAALLDLKDRYGVIRAQIPTALPLLLVNIALLYWLAFR from the coding sequence ATGATCGGCCTCAACCTCGTCTATCCCTTCGCCGGGCTGATCTTTCTGGCCTTCGCCGCCTCGTCGCTCCGCGATCGGAGCAACCCCAAAAGGTTCGGCAATGCCGGCTTCTATGCCCTGATCGCGCTCAGCCTCGTCGCCGGAGACCATCTCGGCGATCTCGGCAACGGCGTCCTCGTACTCGGCCTTGTAGCCGTTGCGGGGTTCGGCCTGATGGGGCGTGGCGCAGCCGCCTCGACCTCGCCTGAGCAGCGCAGCGAGGAGGCCGCGCGGCGGCGCAACCGGCTGTTCGTGCCGGCGCTGATCATTCCCGCTACCGCGCTTGCCGGGACGCTGGCGTTCAAGCAGATGCCGACCGCCGTCGACCCGAAGCAGGCGACCCTCGTCGCGCTGAGCCTGGGCGTCATTCTTGCGCTGGGCACCGCCCTGCTGTGGTTCCGACCGCGCCCGATGACCGCGTTCGACGAGGGCCGGCGGCTGATGGACGGGGTCGGCTGGGCGGCGGTGCTGCCGCAGATGCTGGCGAGTCTCGGCGCGGTCTTCGCCCTGGCCGGAGTCGGCGAGGTGGTGGGCGGGCTGGTCGGCGCAATGATCCCACAGGGCAGCCTGATCGGCGCCGTGCTCGCTTATACGCTCGGCATGGCGCTGTTCACGATCGTGATGGGCAACGCCTTCGCCGCCTTCCCCGTGATGGCGGCAGCCGTGGGAATCCCGTTGTTGATCCAGGGCGCGGGCGGCAACCCCGCCATCGTTGCCGCGATCGGGATGCTGGCCGGCTTCTGCGGGACGCTGATGACCCCCATGGCCGCCAATTTCAATCTCGTGCCGGCCGCCCTGCTCGACCTGAAGGACCGCTATGGCGTCATCCGGGCGCAGATCCCGACCGCGTTGCCGCTGCTCCTGGTCAACATAGCGCTGCTCTACTGGCTCGCCTTTCGCTGA
- a CDS encoding DUF969 domain-containing protein, with protein sequence MLVLSGILIIVAGFLLRFNPLLVVLVSALATGLAAGIGPLDLLAAFGKAFNDSRYVTVIYMVLPVIGLLERHGLQERARTLIAGLKGFTVGRLLLGYLAFRQITAALGLVSVAGHAQTVRPLVAPMAEAAAQQQSGEDERDEEAAAMAAATDNIGLFFGEDIFIAIGSILLMKGVLEGYGISIEPLHLSVWAIPTAIAAFLIHGLRLWLFDRRKSRR encoded by the coding sequence ATGCTGGTCCTGTCCGGCATCCTCATCATCGTCGCGGGCTTCCTGCTCCGCTTCAATCCGCTGCTGGTCGTGCTCGTCTCGGCACTGGCGACCGGGCTTGCCGCCGGAATCGGGCCGCTCGACCTGCTCGCCGCGTTCGGCAAGGCGTTCAACGACAGCCGCTATGTCACCGTCATCTACATGGTGCTGCCGGTGATCGGCCTGCTCGAACGCCACGGCCTGCAGGAGCGCGCACGGACGCTGATCGCCGGACTCAAGGGCTTCACCGTCGGACGGCTGCTGCTCGGCTATCTCGCCTTCCGCCAGATCACCGCCGCGCTCGGCCTCGTATCGGTCGCGGGCCATGCGCAGACCGTCCGCCCGCTGGTCGCCCCGATGGCCGAGGCCGCCGCGCAGCAGCAGAGCGGGGAAGACGAACGCGACGAGGAAGCGGCAGCAATGGCGGCAGCGACCGACAATATCGGCCTGTTCTTCGGCGAGGACATCTTCATCGCGATCGGATCGATCCTGCTGATGAAGGGCGTGCTTGAAGGCTATGGCATCTCGATCGAGCCGCTCCATTTGTCGGTCTGGGCAATCCCGACCGCGATTGCCGCTTTCCTGATTCACGGCCTGCGCCTGTGGCTGTTCGACCGGCGAAAGTCGCGGCGATGA
- a CDS encoding acyl-CoA thioesterase translates to MTALQDLRFEQFPFRTFDKLRYSDTDRQGHVNNAVFSTFLETGRVEFLYDAVRPLLAVQAAFVIANLNLQFVSEIRWPGQVDIGTAVLRVGTSSLGLYQGLFQDGRRVASAETVIVQMDEQTRKSCPLSQEARDFLSRHLITAD, encoded by the coding sequence ATGACCGCCCTGCAGGACCTGCGCTTCGAGCAGTTCCCGTTCCGCACCTTCGACAAGCTGCGCTATTCCGACACCGATCGGCAGGGCCATGTGAACAACGCCGTCTTCTCGACCTTTCTCGAGACCGGGCGGGTCGAGTTTCTTTACGACGCGGTGCGCCCGCTGCTGGCGGTGCAGGCCGCCTTCGTCATCGCCAATTTGAACCTTCAATTCGTCTCCGAGATACGCTGGCCGGGGCAGGTCGACATCGGCACGGCCGTGCTGCGTGTCGGCACCAGCTCGCTCGGCCTCTATCAGGGCCTCTTCCAGGACGGCCGCCGGGTAGCGTCGGCAGAGACCGTCATCGTGCAGATGGACGAGCAGACTCGCAAATCCTGCCCGCTGTCGCAGGAAGCCCGCGATTTTCTGTCACGTCACCTGATCACGGCGGACTGA
- a CDS encoding DUF2891 domain-containing protein, producing MTIALTSALASSFATMTLGHLGRQWPYKLDHVMACPEDVRAPIDLHPIFHGSFDWHSCVHGWWQVMRLLRRFPGLPQAEAIRTRADTMLVPDKVAGELAYLARPASGGFERPYGWGWLLALHDELDHHEEDRWAAALAPLANAFAARFAAYLPKLSYPIRVGTHFNSSFALIHAHRWARRHDPALSALIQTRALDWFGEDRGCQAWEPGGDEFLSPALSEAHLMREILSPDRFRDWFDAFLPVVPETLLTPAFVSDRSDGKIAHLDGLNLSRAWNWRAIASALAPDHPVRALADRAAERHIAAALPHLGDDYMGEHWLASFALLALDDLPD from the coding sequence ATGACGATCGCCCTCACGTCCGCCCTCGCCTCCTCGTTCGCCACGATGACGCTCGGCCATCTCGGCCGACAATGGCCGTACAAGCTCGACCATGTGATGGCCTGCCCCGAAGACGTTCGCGCGCCGATTGATCTCCATCCGATCTTTCACGGCAGTTTCGACTGGCACAGCTGTGTCCATGGCTGGTGGCAGGTGATGCGGCTGCTGCGCCGTTTCCCGGGCCTGCCGCAGGCCGAGGCCATCCGCACGCGTGCCGATACCATGCTGGTGCCGGACAAGGTGGCGGGCGAACTCGCCTATCTCGCACGCCCGGCCTCGGGCGGTTTCGAGCGCCCCTATGGCTGGGGCTGGCTGCTCGCGCTGCACGATGAGCTGGACCACCATGAAGAGGATCGCTGGGCTGCGGCGCTCGCCCCGCTGGCGAATGCGTTCGCCGCGCGCTTTGCGGCCTATCTCCCCAAACTCAGCTATCCGATCCGGGTCGGCACCCATTTCAACAGCAGCTTCGCCCTCATCCACGCGCATCGCTGGGCGCGACGCCACGACCCGGCTCTGAGCGCGCTCATCCAGACCCGCGCGCTCGACTGGTTCGGCGAGGATCGCGGATGCCAGGCGTGGGAGCCGGGCGGCGACGAATTCCTGTCCCCTGCGCTCAGCGAAGCGCATCTGATGCGCGAGATTCTGTCCCCGGACCGTTTCCGCGACTGGTTCGACGCCTTCCTGCCTGTGGTCCCGGAGACATTGCTCACCCCTGCTTTTGTTTCCGATCGTAGCGACGGCAAGATCGCCCATCTCGACGGGCTCAACCTCAGCCGCGCGTGGAACTGGCGCGCCATCGCGTCGGCTCTGGCGCCCGACCACCCGGTTCGTGCGCTCGCCGACAGGGCAGCGGAGCGCCATATCGCGGCGGCGCTGCCCCATCTGGGCGACGATTATATGGGCGAGCATTGGCTGGCGAGTTTTGCCCTGCTCGCGCTCGACGATCTGCCGGACTAG